From one Perca flavescens isolate YP-PL-M2 chromosome 19, PFLA_1.0, whole genome shotgun sequence genomic stretch:
- the LOC114545354 gene encoding uncharacterized protein LOC114545354 produces the protein MFGNCPSGVPAELYRVADGGQSGQHITELVAAREEDVWKPAEDYKDRMKISAVIGFSRTEYTDTGLYELRCAGQHVNSTQLDVVLASEVSATEGGNATLPCYYITGGHVDSIKWSRGGEMVLEQSLSSGEIKPGTGFKKRLSLSPDGYKKGNWALIFNPVLLEDGGDYFCSFHLNGAPEGRGDPAAVRMRVAERRRDQTTGRPSLTTPQNVTEEKEEMRTWAVLIVTAVVVFVIVAPSCFLLGRTRPGGEQYSDVPPPPPSPPPPPPPRQANGWSPSNNAQAESEL, from the exons ATGTTTGGGAACTGTCCGTCAGGTGTTCCGGCTGAACTTTACCGGGTCGCAGATGGGGGCCAATCCGGACAGCACATCACCGAGTTGGTGGCTGCTCGTGAGGAAGATGTTTGGAAACCGGCAGAGGACTACAAAGACAGGATGAAGATCAGCGCGGTCATTGGCTTCAGTCGCACAgaatacacagacacaggacTGTATGAGTTAAGATGCGCTGGCCAGCATGTTAACTCCACACAGCTGGATGTTGTTCTAGCATCTGAAGTCTCAGCCACTGAGGGGGGTAACGCCACACTTCCATGTTACTACATTACAGGCGGACATGTGGACTCTATAAAGTGGAgtagaggaggagagatggtGCTGGAGCAGAGTCTGTCCTCCGGAGAGATCAAACCCGGGACAGGATTTAAGAAGAGACTTTCTCTGTCACCTGATGGCTACAAGAAAGGAAACTGGGCGCTGATTTTCAACCCGGTTCTGCTGGAGGATGGAGGGGACTACTTCTGCTCCTTCCACCTAAACGGCGCGCCAGAGGGACGGGGAGACCCAGCTGCTGTGAGGATGAGGGTCGCAGAGAGAAGACGGGATCAGACCACCGGCCGCCCGTCTCTGACT ACACCACAGAACGTgacagaagagaaagaagaaatgaGAACTTGGGCAGTTCTCATCGTAACAGCAGTTGTGGTGTTTGTGATTGTGGCCCCTTCTTGTTTTCTGCTTGGCAGGACCAGACCAGGCGGAGAACAATATTCAGAtgtgcctcctcctcctccttctcctcctcctcctcctcctcctcgtcaaGCCAACGGATGGTCCCCGTCAAATAATGCTCAAGCAGAGTCCGAGCTCTAA
- the LOC114545355 gene encoding uncharacterized protein LOC114545355, giving the protein MARLPPVLSFIIFIYSLILQCGECSTVILGDPFTFIVSANCPTGARGELHRVGQHITQLVADREEEIWKPTEVYKDRIKESAVLAFNRTEYTDKGLYEIKCGGQEQRFQLDVVRASEVSATEGGNATLPCNYITGGHVDSIKWSRGGEMVLEQSLSSGEIKPGTGFKKRLSLSPDGYKKGNWALIFNPVLLEDGGDYFCSFHLNGAPEGRGDPAAVRMRVAERRRDQTTGRPSLTTTQNVTEEKEEMGTMAVVIITAVVVFVIVAPSFFLLGRARCLKSRCSSFRPMPSGRQYSDVPPPPPLPRPHANGGSPSNNAHAESKV; this is encoded by the exons ATGGCACGGCTTCCACCCGTCTTGTCGTTTATTATCTTCATTTATTCTCTCATCCTTCAATGTGGAGAATGTTCGACGGTGATTTTAGGAGACCCGTTTACGTTTATAGTCTCTGCAAACTGTCCGACAGGTGCCCGGGGCGAACTTCACCGGGTCGGACAGCACATCACCCAGCTGGTGGCTGATCGTGAGGAAGAGATTTGGAAACCGACCGAGGTCTACAAAGACAGAATAAAGGAAAGCGCGGTACTTGCCTTCAATCGCACAGAATACACAGATAAAGGACTGTATGAGATAAAATGCGGCGGTCAAGAACAACGGTTCCAGCTGGATGTTGTTCGAGCATCTGAAGTCTCAGCCACTGAGGGGGGTAACGCCACACTTCCATGTAACTACATTACAGGCGGACATGTGGACTCTATAAAGTGGAgtagaggaggagagatggtGCTGGAGCAGAGTCTGTCCTCCGGAGAGATCAAACCCGGGACAGGATTTAAGAAGAGACTTTCTCTGTCACCTGATGGCTACAAGAAAGGAAACTGGGCGCTGATTTTCAACCCGGTTCTGCTGGAGGATGGAGGGGACTACTTCTGCTCCTTCCACCTAAACGGCGCGCCAGAGGGACGGGGAGACCCTGCTGCTGTGAGGATGAGGGTCGCAGAGAGAAGACGGGATCAGACCACCGGCCGCCCGTCTCTGACT ACAACACAGAACGTgacagaagagaaagaagaaatggGAACTATGGCTGTTGTCATCATAACAGCAGTTGTGGTTTTTGTGATTGTGGCCCCTTCATTTTTTCTGCTTGGCAGGGCCAGGTGTCTGAAGTCCCGCTGCTCCTCATTTAGACCCATGCCCAGCGGAAGACAATATTCAGAtgtgcctcctcctcctcctcttcctcgtcctCATGCCAACGGGGGCTCCCCGTCAAATAATGCTCATGCAGAGTCCAAGGTCTAA